In Streptomyces sp. NBC_00878, a single window of DNA contains:
- a CDS encoding cytochrome c oxidase subunit 4 yields the protein MKVQGKMFLWLAFFVLAMAIVYGVWSKEPAGTTALFLGFGLCVMIGYYLAFTARRVDVGAQDNKEADVADDAGEVGFFSPHSWQPLSLGIGGALAFMGVIFGWWLLYFSAPIIMIGLWGWVFEYYRGESQNQ from the coding sequence GTGAAGGTCCAAGGCAAGATGTTCCTCTGGCTGGCGTTCTTCGTGCTGGCCATGGCGATCGTCTACGGCGTGTGGTCCAAGGAGCCCGCCGGAACCACGGCGCTCTTCCTGGGCTTCGGCCTGTGCGTCATGATCGGCTACTACCTGGCCTTCACGGCCCGTCGTGTCGACGTGGGCGCCCAGGACAACAAGGAGGCCGACGTCGCCGACGACGCCGGTGAGGTCGGTTTCTTCAGCCCGCACAGCTGGCAGCCGCTCTCCCTCGGCATCGGCGGAGCGCTCGCCTTCATGGGCGTGATCTTCGGCTGGTGGCTGCTCTACTTCTCGGCCCCGATCATCATGATCGGCCTGTGGGGCTGGGTCTTCGAGTACTACCGCGGAGAAAGCCAGAACCAGTAA
- a CDS encoding Ig-like domain-containing protein has translation MSHSPRTRTVVSCTVLLVAIGVGVTACGSDGHPLSAKPYDAADDISFNVSADDGKKADPDKPLEITADDSDGRITDVTATDAAGRFVAGELSADGARWHSTSPLAAGARYTVRVSTEDEDGAPGRKVLDFDTSKPTTKKRLNVKFGPEKGTYGVGQPVTAELSAPVKDKAARAVVERALKVDSQPAMEGAWHWVDDKKLHYRPKEYWPAHATIRAHSNLAGIKIAERLWGGKAKPLKLTTGDRVEAITDAASHSMTVYKNGETINTIPVTTGKPGFETRNGVKVVLGKEYFVRMRGTSIGIAEGSADSYDLPVYYATRVTWSGEYVHAAPWSTGSQGSANVSHGCTGMSTENAAWFYENFRAGDIVKVVNSDGDTMAPFGNGFGDWNLDWKKWRTGSALVADAPDGPGPDAQLRLRPESV, from the coding sequence ATGAGCCACTCACCGAGAACCCGCACCGTCGTCAGCTGCACTGTGCTGTTGGTCGCCATAGGCGTCGGCGTCACGGCCTGTGGCTCCGACGGCCACCCTCTCTCGGCCAAGCCCTACGACGCGGCGGACGACATCTCCTTCAACGTCTCCGCGGACGACGGCAAGAAGGCCGACCCCGACAAGCCGCTGGAGATCACCGCGGACGACTCCGACGGCCGCATCACCGACGTGACGGCCACGGACGCCGCAGGACGCTTCGTGGCGGGCGAACTGTCCGCCGACGGGGCCCGCTGGCACAGCACCTCGCCGCTCGCCGCGGGCGCCCGCTACACGGTCCGTGTGAGCACGGAGGACGAGGACGGCGCCCCCGGCCGCAAGGTCCTCGACTTCGACACCAGCAAGCCCACCACGAAGAAGCGGCTGAACGTGAAGTTCGGGCCCGAGAAGGGTACGTACGGCGTCGGCCAGCCCGTCACCGCCGAGCTCAGCGCCCCGGTCAAGGACAAGGCCGCGCGTGCCGTCGTCGAGCGGGCCCTCAAGGTCGACTCACAGCCCGCCATGGAGGGCGCCTGGCACTGGGTGGACGACAAGAAGCTGCACTACCGCCCCAAGGAGTACTGGCCCGCCCACGCCACCATCCGGGCGCACAGCAACCTCGCGGGCATCAAGATCGCCGAACGCCTCTGGGGAGGCAAGGCCAAGCCCCTGAAGCTCACCACGGGCGACCGCGTCGAGGCCATAACGGACGCCGCCTCGCACTCGATGACGGTCTACAAGAACGGTGAGACGATCAACACGATCCCCGTCACCACCGGCAAGCCCGGCTTCGAGACCCGCAACGGCGTCAAGGTCGTCCTGGGCAAGGAGTACTTCGTACGCATGCGCGGCACGAGCATCGGCATAGCCGAGGGCAGCGCGGACTCGTACGACCTGCCCGTGTACTACGCCACGCGGGTCACCTGGAGCGGCGAGTACGTGCACGCCGCTCCCTGGTCCACCGGCTCCCAGGGAAGCGCCAACGTCAGCCACGGCTGCACGGGCATGAGCACCGAAAACGCCGCCTGGTTCTACGAGAACTTCCGCGCCGGCGACATCGTCAAGGTCGTCAACTCGGACGGCGACACGATGGCCCCGTTCGGCAACGGCTTCGGCGACTGGAACCTCGACTGGAAGAAATGGCGCACGGGCAGCGCCCTGGTAGCCGACGCTCCGGACGGCCCGGGCCCGGACGCCCAACTGAGACTGCGCCCAGAGTCCGTGTAG
- a CDS encoding heme-copper oxidase subunit III gives MSVVATATTVETGHAHPSVNRPNLTSVGTIIWLSSELMFFAALFAMYFTLRSVTGPDHWKEMADLLNFPFSATNTTILVLSSLTCQLGVFAAERGDVKKLRMWFIVTFVMGAIFVGGQIFEYTELVKKDGLSLSSDPYGSVFYLTTGFHGLHVTGGLIAFLLVLGRTYAARRFTHEQATAAIVVSYYWHFVDVVWIGLFATIYMIK, from the coding sequence ATGTCGGTCGTGGCGACAGCAACGACAGTAGAAACCGGGCACGCGCACCCGTCGGTCAATCGGCCGAACCTCACCAGCGTCGGAACCATCATCTGGCTGAGTTCCGAGCTGATGTTCTTCGCGGCCCTCTTCGCGATGTACTTCACCCTGCGATCGGTGACCGGGCCGGATCACTGGAAGGAGATGGCGGACCTTCTCAACTTCCCGTTCTCCGCGACGAACACCACGATCCTGGTGCTCTCCTCACTGACCTGCCAGCTCGGTGTGTTCGCCGCCGAGCGAGGGGACGTGAAGAAGCTCCGGATGTGGTTCATTGTCACCTTCGTCATGGGTGCGATCTTCGTCGGAGGACAGATCTTCGAGTACACCGAGCTGGTCAAGAAGGACGGGCTCTCGCTCTCCTCCGACCCGTACGGCTCGGTGTTCTACCTGACCACCGGCTTCCACGGCCTGCACGTGACGGGTGGTCTCATCGCCTTCCTGCTGGTCCTCGGGCGCACCTACGCCGCCCGCAGGTTCACGCACGAGCAGGCGACCGCCGCCATCGTCGTGTCCTACTACTGGCACTTCGTCGATGTCGTCTGGATCGGCCTCTTCGCCACGATCTACATGATCAAGTAG
- a CDS encoding c-type cytochrome has product MKKLSARRRHPLAALVVLLLALACTGGLYTAFAPADEAQAGTTAQSLAIDEGQKLYAVGCASCHGTGGQGSTDGPSLVGVGAAAVDFQVGTGRMPAQQPGAQVPKKKVIYSQAEIDQLAAFVASLGAGPTVPTEEQYNPEGADIAKGGELFRTNCAQCHNFTGKGGALTNGKYAPTLEDVDPKHLYEAMQTGPQNMPSFPDTTLTEKNKKDIIAYLDAVNSDDSESPGGLELGGLGPVSEGLFGWIFGLGGLIAVAVWVAARTAKAKKS; this is encoded by the coding sequence GTGAAAAAGCTCTCCGCACGACGACGCCATCCGCTGGCGGCGCTCGTCGTCCTACTCCTCGCGCTGGCATGCACCGGGGGGCTGTATACCGCGTTCGCGCCCGCGGACGAGGCGCAGGCCGGTACAACCGCCCAGTCCCTAGCCATCGACGAGGGCCAGAAGCTCTACGCCGTCGGCTGCGCCAGCTGCCACGGCACCGGCGGTCAGGGTTCCACTGACGGTCCGAGTCTCGTCGGCGTGGGCGCCGCGGCCGTCGACTTCCAGGTCGGCACCGGCCGCATGCCGGCCCAGCAGCCGGGCGCGCAGGTTCCGAAGAAGAAGGTCATCTACTCGCAGGCCGAGATCGACCAGCTCGCGGCGTTCGTCGCCTCGCTGGGTGCCGGTCCGACGGTGCCGACCGAGGAGCAGTACAACCCCGAGGGCGCGGACATCGCCAAGGGCGGTGAGCTCTTCCGTACCAACTGCGCGCAGTGCCACAACTTCACCGGCAAGGGTGGCGCGCTGACGAACGGCAAGTACGCCCCGACGCTGGAGGATGTCGACCCGAAGCACCTCTACGAGGCCATGCAGACCGGCCCGCAGAACATGCCGTCCTTCCCCGACACCACGCTGACGGAGAAGAACAAGAAGGACATCATCGCGTACCTCGACGCGGTCAACAGCGACGACTCGGAGAGCCCCGGTGGTCTGGAGCTGGGCGGCCTCGGGCCGGTCAGTGAAGGCCTCTTCGGCTGGATCTTCGGTCTCGGCGGACTGATCGCCGTCGCCGTGTGGGTCGCCGCCCGGACCGCAAAGGCCAAGAAGTCATGA
- a CDS encoding ubiquinol-cytochrome c reductase iron-sulfur subunit → MSSQDIPEENLPAERADDEHAHGAVSVADEKHPFADPGLPPHEHRVQDIDERAAKRSERTVALLFTLSMLATVGFIASFVTIPADEIVYIFPLGHISGLNFALGMTLGLALFCIGAGAVHWARTLMSDEEMTDERHAIAAEPEVKAKVLADFKQGAKESALGRRKLIRNTMFGALTLFPLSGIVLLRDLGPLPEDKLRHTLWSRGKLLVNMNTNEPLRPSDVVVGSLTFAKPEGLEEDDHDFQNEIAKAALMIIRLQPDDIKDKQELEWSVDGIVAYSKICTHVGCPISLYEQQTHHALCPCHQSTFDLSDGARVIFGPAGHPLPQLQIGVNDEGYLEALSDFEEPVGPAFWERG, encoded by the coding sequence ATGAGTAGCCAAGACATTCCAGAAGAGAACCTGCCCGCCGAGCGGGCCGACGACGAGCACGCGCACGGCGCCGTGAGTGTCGCGGACGAGAAACACCCGTTCGCGGACCCCGGTCTGCCGCCGCACGAGCACCGGGTCCAGGACATCGACGAGCGGGCCGCCAAGCGCTCCGAGCGCACGGTCGCCCTGCTGTTCACGCTGTCGATGCTGGCCACGGTCGGCTTCATCGCGTCGTTCGTGACGATCCCGGCCGACGAGATCGTCTACATCTTCCCGCTGGGCCACATCAGCGGACTGAACTTCGCCCTGGGCATGACGCTCGGTCTGGCGCTGTTCTGCATCGGCGCGGGCGCGGTCCACTGGGCCCGCACCCTGATGTCCGACGAGGAGATGACCGACGAGCGCCACGCCATCGCGGCGGAGCCCGAGGTCAAGGCCAAGGTGCTGGCCGACTTCAAGCAGGGCGCCAAGGAGTCCGCGCTCGGTCGCCGCAAGCTGATCCGCAACACGATGTTCGGCGCGCTGACCCTGTTCCCGCTGTCCGGCATCGTCCTGCTGCGCGACCTCGGTCCGCTGCCGGAGGACAAGCTGCGGCACACGTTGTGGTCCCGGGGCAAGCTGCTCGTCAACATGAACACGAACGAGCCGCTGCGTCCGTCCGACGTCGTGGTCGGGTCGCTCACCTTCGCCAAGCCCGAGGGCCTGGAGGAGGACGACCACGATTTCCAGAACGAGATCGCCAAGGCGGCCCTGATGATCATCCGGCTGCAGCCGGACGACATCAAGGACAAGCAAGAGCTCGAGTGGTCCGTCGACGGCATCGTGGCGTACTCGAAGATCTGCACCCACGTCGGTTGCCCGATTTCCCTGTACGAGCAGCAGACGCACCACGCCCTCTGCCCCTGCCACCAGTCCACCTTCGACCTCTCCGACGGTGCCCGAGTGATCTTCGGCCCGGCCGGTCACCCCCTGCCGCAGCTGCAGATCGGTGTGAACGACGAGGGCTACCTTGAGGCGCTCAGCGACTTCGAAGAGCCCGTCGGTCCTGCTTTCTGGGAGCGCGGATGA
- a CDS encoding cytochrome bc complex cytochrome b subunit, with product MSTTTTSDSRSREKAPGGEKIADWADGRLGIYSLAKANMRKIFPDHWSFMLGEICLYSFIIIILTGVYLTLFFHPSMNEIEYHGSYVPMQGQLMSEAFASTLDISFDVRGGLLIRQIHHWAAIVFLAGMFVHMMRVFFTGAFRKPREINWMFGFLLFVLGMFTGFTGYSLPDDLLSGTGVRFTQGAILATPIVGTYVSFFLFGGEFPGGDFVSRFYSIHILLLPGIMLGLVVGHLILVFYHKHTQFAGPGKTNKNVVGMPLLPVYMAKAGGFFFLVFGFIAMLSAVASINPIWVLGPYRPDQVSTGAQPDWYMGFAEGLIRAMPGWEINLWGHTLVLGVFIPLVLFGLFLGIIAMYPFIESWITGDKREHHILDRPRNAPTRTAFGVAWVTAYMIMLIGGGNDIVATHFHLSINSVTWFVRIGFFVGPVLAFVATKRICLGLQRRDKDKVLHGRESGIIKRLPHGEFVEIHEPLSQEALHTLTAHEQYEPAAIGPAVDENGVERKVKGPQKLRAKLSNAYFGEDNQIPKPTAEEYKEITSGHGHH from the coding sequence ATGAGCACTACGACCACCTCCGACTCTCGCTCGCGAGAGAAGGCGCCGGGCGGCGAGAAGATCGCCGACTGGGCCGACGGCCGGCTGGGGATCTACTCCCTGGCCAAGGCCAACATGCGCAAGATCTTCCCGGACCACTGGTCCTTCATGCTGGGTGAGATCTGCCTCTACAGCTTCATCATCATCATCCTCACGGGTGTGTACCTGACGCTGTTCTTCCACCCCTCGATGAACGAGATCGAGTACCACGGAAGCTACGTCCCGATGCAGGGGCAGCTGATGTCGGAGGCGTTCGCCTCCACGCTGGACATCAGCTTCGACGTCCGCGGCGGTCTGCTCATCCGGCAGATCCACCACTGGGCGGCCATCGTTTTCCTGGCCGGCATGTTCGTGCACATGATGCGCGTCTTCTTCACCGGCGCGTTCCGCAAGCCGCGTGAGATCAACTGGATGTTCGGCTTCCTGCTGTTCGTCCTCGGCATGTTCACCGGCTTCACCGGCTACTCGCTCCCGGACGACCTGCTCTCCGGCACCGGCGTCCGTTTCACCCAGGGTGCGATCCTGGCCACGCCGATCGTCGGCACGTACGTCTCGTTCTTCCTGTTCGGCGGGGAGTTCCCGGGCGGCGACTTCGTCTCGCGGTTCTACTCGATCCACATTCTGCTGCTGCCCGGCATCATGCTGGGCCTGGTGGTCGGCCACCTGATCCTGGTCTTCTACCACAAGCACACGCAGTTCGCGGGCCCCGGAAAGACCAACAAGAACGTCGTCGGCATGCCGCTGCTGCCGGTCTACATGGCCAAGGCCGGAGGCTTCTTCTTCCTGGTCTTCGGTTTCATCGCGATGCTGTCCGCGGTCGCGTCCATCAACCCGATCTGGGTGCTCGGGCCGTACCGGCCGGACCAGGTGTCCACGGGCGCCCAGCCCGACTGGTACATGGGCTTCGCCGAGGGCCTGATCCGAGCGATGCCGGGCTGGGAGATCAACCTCTGGGGTCACACACTGGTCCTCGGTGTGTTCATCCCGCTGGTGCTCTTCGGGCTCTTCCTCGGGATCATCGCGATGTACCCGTTCATCGAGTCCTGGATCACCGGGGACAAGCGCGAGCACCACATCCTGGACCGGCCGCGCAACGCCCCGACCCGTACGGCCTTCGGTGTCGCCTGGGTGACCGCCTACATGATCATGCTGATCGGCGGTGGCAACGACATCGTCGCGACGCACTTCCATCTGTCGATCAACTCGGTCACCTGGTTCGTCCGGATCGGGTTCTTCGTCGGACCGGTGCTCGCGTTCGTCGCCACCAAGCGGATCTGTCTCGGCCTCCAGCGCCGCGACAAGGACAAGGTGCTGCACGGCCGCGAGTCGGGCATCATCAAGCGCCTGCCGCACGGTGAGTTCGTCGAGATCCACGAGCCGCTCAGCCAGGAGGCGCTGCACACCCTCACGGCGCACGAGCAGTACGAGCCGGCCGCGATCGGCCCGGCGGTCGACGAGAACGGTGTCGAGCGCAAGGTGAAGGGCCCGCAGAAGTTGCGGGCGAAGCTCAGCAACGCGTACTTCGGCGAGGACAACCAGATCCCGAAGCCGACCGCTGAGGAGTACAAGGAGATCACGAGCGGCCACGGCCACCACTGA
- the trpD gene encoding anthranilate phosphoribosyltransferase, whose amino-acid sequence MSAVTPAGGDTAAVRSWPALLNGLLDGRDLSAADTAWAMDLIMRGEATDAQIAGFVVALRAKGETVEEITGFVQAMYEHANVIEVPGETVDIVGTGGDGAKTVNISTMSAIVIAGTGAKVVKHGNRAASSASGASDVLEKLGVNLELPTHRVAAVAEAAGITFCFAAKFHPAMRHAGAARGQLGIRTVFNALGPLTNPARVKAQAVGCADPRMAPIMAGVFAERGNSSLVFRGDDGLDELTTTATSRVWVVRDGKVREESFDPRDVGIELVPVEALRGADASYNADVARRLLNGETGPVRDAVLLNSAAALVALSPGDGPLADQLGAGMVKAAAAIDSGAAKATLERWVAATNA is encoded by the coding sequence ATGAGCGCTGTGACCCCCGCTGGAGGCGACACCGCGGCGGTCCGTTCCTGGCCCGCCCTGCTGAACGGCCTGCTGGACGGGCGCGACCTGAGCGCCGCCGACACCGCCTGGGCGATGGACCTGATCATGCGGGGCGAGGCGACCGACGCGCAGATCGCCGGGTTCGTGGTGGCGCTGCGGGCCAAGGGCGAGACCGTCGAGGAGATCACCGGGTTCGTCCAGGCGATGTACGAGCACGCGAACGTGATCGAGGTGCCCGGGGAGACCGTCGACATCGTCGGTACGGGTGGGGACGGGGCGAAGACCGTCAACATCTCCACCATGTCGGCGATCGTCATCGCGGGTACGGGCGCCAAGGTCGTCAAGCACGGCAACCGGGCCGCCTCCTCGGCCTCCGGGGCGTCCGACGTGCTGGAGAAGCTCGGGGTCAATCTGGAGCTGCCGACGCATCGGGTGGCAGCGGTCGCCGAGGCGGCCGGGATCACCTTCTGCTTCGCGGCGAAGTTCCATCCGGCGATGCGTCATGCGGGCGCCGCGCGTGGGCAGTTGGGGATCCGGACGGTGTTCAACGCGCTCGGTCCGCTGACCAATCCGGCGCGGGTGAAGGCGCAGGCCGTCGGGTGCGCCGACCCGCGGATGGCGCCGATCATGGCCGGTGTCTTCGCCGAGCGCGGCAACTCGTCGCTGGTCTTCCGCGGCGACGACGGGCTCGACGAGCTGACCACCACGGCCACGTCCCGGGTGTGGGTCGTACGGGACGGGAAGGTGCGCGAGGAGTCCTTCGATCCGCGTGACGTCGGGATCGAGCTGGTGCCGGTGGAGGCGCTGCGCGGGGCTGACGCCTCGTACAACGCGGATGTGGCCCGGCGGCTGCTGAACGGGGAGACCGGGCCCGTGCGGGACGCCGTGCTGCTGAACTCGGCGGCGGCGCTGGTGGCTCTGTCGCCCGGGGACGGGCCGCTCGCGGACCAGCTGGGGGCGGGGATGGTGAAGGCCGCGGCCGCGATCGACTCGGGGGCGGCGAAGGCGACGTTGGAGCGGTGGGTGGCGGCGACCAACGCGTAG
- a CDS encoding aminotransferase class V-fold PLP-dependent enzyme, with amino-acid sequence MSVSTAAAADRSVCRDTSGSLPVLGRDVTVPLVTGGEVTYAALDYAASAPALQRVWDDVAAYAPYYGSVHRGAGYLSQLSTDLFENARRTVEEFLDCRDGDQVVFTRSTTDSLNLLAAALPADCQVFVFETEHHASLLPWRDARVTYLNAPRTPGEAVATLERALAERDPHGPALVCVTGASNVTGELWPVRELAAAAHTHGARIVLDAAQLAPHHPVSVRELDVDWVAFSGHKLYAPFGSGVLAGRADWLTAAEPYLAGGGASRKVSRRVDGGVDVEWHEGAARHEAGSPNVIGAYSIASACKALTEAGFDTLVAREQHLIDTVRTGLAEVPEVRVLSLFGADAPRVGVISFVVEGWNSSHFAAALSAEYGIGVRDGLFCAHPLVRTLLGSDPQSQGECGAPEAAPGEKSLNAIRVSFGAGTPDEHVERFVRAVKELVRDGAKWNYRTVEGRCVPAV; translated from the coding sequence ATGTCTGTTTCCACCGCTGCCGCCGCCGACCGGTCCGTCTGCCGTGACACCTCCGGCTCCCTGCCCGTGCTGGGACGGGACGTCACCGTCCCGCTCGTCACCGGCGGTGAGGTCACCTACGCCGCGCTCGACTACGCCGCCAGCGCCCCGGCCCTCCAGCGGGTGTGGGACGACGTGGCCGCGTACGCCCCGTACTACGGGAGCGTGCACCGGGGGGCCGGTTACCTCTCCCAGCTGTCCACCGACCTCTTCGAGAACGCCCGCCGCACCGTCGAGGAGTTCCTCGACTGCCGGGACGGTGACCAGGTCGTCTTCACCCGGTCCACCACCGACTCGCTCAACCTCCTCGCCGCGGCGCTCCCCGCCGACTGCCAGGTCTTCGTCTTCGAGACCGAGCATCACGCCTCCCTGCTGCCGTGGCGGGACGCCCGCGTCACCTACCTCAACGCCCCGCGCACCCCGGGCGAGGCCGTCGCGACGCTGGAGCGGGCGCTCGCCGAGCGGGATCCCCACGGGCCGGCGCTCGTGTGCGTCACCGGCGCGTCGAACGTCACCGGCGAGCTGTGGCCCGTACGGGAACTCGCCGCCGCCGCACACACGCACGGCGCCCGGATCGTGCTCGACGCCGCCCAGCTCGCGCCCCACCACCCCGTGTCCGTACGGGAGTTGGACGTCGACTGGGTCGCCTTCTCCGGTCACAAGCTGTACGCGCCCTTCGGCTCGGGTGTCCTCGCCGGACGTGCCGACTGGCTGACCGCGGCCGAGCCGTACCTCGCGGGCGGGGGCGCCTCGCGGAAGGTCTCGCGGCGGGTGGACGGCGGCGTCGACGTCGAGTGGCACGAGGGCGCCGCACGGCACGAGGCCGGGTCGCCCAACGTCATCGGCGCCTACTCCATCGCCTCCGCCTGCAAGGCCCTCACCGAGGCCGGCTTCGACACGCTGGTCGCCCGCGAGCAGCACCTGATCGACACAGTACGGACCGGTCTCGCCGAGGTGCCCGAGGTGCGCGTCCTCTCCCTCTTCGGCGCCGACGCGCCCCGCGTCGGCGTCATCTCCTTCGTCGTCGAGGGCTGGAACAGCTCGCACTTCGCCGCCGCGCTCTCCGCCGAGTACGGCATCGGGGTGCGGGACGGTCTGTTCTGCGCGCACCCGCTCGTGCGCACGCTGCTCGGCAGCGACCCGCAGTCCCAGGGCGAGTGCGGTGCCCCCGAGGCGGCGCCCGGCGAGAAGTCGCTCAACGCCATTCGGGTCAGCTTCGGGGCGGGGACGCCGGACGAGCACGTCGAGCGGTTCGTCCGGGCCGTCAAGGAACTGGTCCGGGACGGCGCGAAGTGGAACTACCGCACGGTGGAAGGGCGTTGCGTCCCGGCCGTGTGA
- a CDS encoding Lrp/AsnC family transcriptional regulator — MITAIVLIKTSVDRIPEIAESIAALDSVSEVFSVTGTYDLIAMVRVKAHDDLADVIPGMISKIPGVQGTDTHVAFRTYSQHDLEAAFAIGLDN, encoded by the coding sequence GTGATCACCGCGATCGTGCTCATCAAGACCAGCGTGGACCGGATCCCCGAGATCGCGGAGTCGATCGCCGCGCTGGACAGTGTCAGCGAGGTTTTTTCCGTTACCGGTACGTATGACTTGATCGCCATGGTCCGGGTGAAGGCCCATGACGATCTGGCCGATGTGATTCCCGGGATGATCAGCAAGATTCCGGGGGTGCAGGGGACGGACACGCATGTGGCGTTCCGTACGTACTCCCAGCATGATCTTGAGGCCGCGTTCGCCATCGGGCTGGACAACTAG
- a CDS encoding rhomboid family intramembrane serine protease has protein sequence MIGNWGTTVGKAVRSQSAPVTYGLIALCCLIFVIGPLSGLSPTYGTGDQLLSAQRAYFERWGVVPVELFEWTLRAAATPATALFVHGSWLHLLGNMLFLYVFGAMAEERMGHFEFALFYVGCGYLALFGYAAAHSDSAQTLVGASGAISAVLGAFLYLFPKARVTSLFPFLFFLPLRFPAWVVLPFWVSLQWMAASRATHGPAVAYLAHLLGFSAGFLYAWVRYGRTAAVFSRGTTPGPPAEKTPGREAE, from the coding sequence ATGATCGGCAACTGGGGTACGACCGTCGGCAAGGCGGTCCGGAGTCAGTCCGCTCCGGTGACCTACGGACTGATCGCCCTGTGCTGCCTGATCTTCGTGATCGGTCCGCTCTCGGGCCTCAGCCCCACGTACGGCACCGGTGACCAGCTCCTTTCCGCGCAGCGGGCCTACTTCGAGCGCTGGGGTGTGGTGCCCGTCGAACTGTTCGAGTGGACGCTGCGGGCCGCCGCCACCCCGGCCACCGCCCTCTTCGTGCACGGCAGCTGGCTGCATCTGCTGGGGAACATGCTTTTCCTCTATGTCTTCGGGGCGATGGCCGAGGAGAGGATGGGCCACTTCGAGTTCGCCCTCTTCTATGTGGGCTGCGGCTATCTCGCCCTGTTCGGCTACGCGGCGGCCCACTCGGACTCCGCGCAGACGCTGGTCGGCGCTTCCGGGGCGATCTCCGCAGTCCTCGGCGCGTTCCTCTACCTGTTCCCCAAAGCCCGGGTGACCAGTCTCTTTCCGTTCCTCTTCTTCCTGCCGCTGCGATTCCCGGCCTGGGTGGTCCTGCCCTTCTGGGTGTCCCTCCAGTGGATGGCGGCGAGCCGCGCGACCCACGGGCCGGCGGTGGCGTACCTGGCGCATTTGCTGGGGTTCTCGGCGGGGTTCCTGTACGCGTGGGTGCGCTATGGGCGTACGGCTGCTGTGTTCTCCCGGGGGACAACCCCCGGACCCCCGGCCGAAAAGACTCCCGGGCGCGAGGCTGAGTAA
- a CDS encoding NYN domain-containing protein encodes MVETAGGEPDDGAAEVLDRPLPDGVRRRVVQIVSDGFGGLTVAELPTQLRQYARFAPNRRAKFAGNAMAAALETDPLFRQRIAEKLREAQSELTGALDSGSPPPAADPLDVAAAAYVLRPPGWVKLVTAAGEEALRADAERADEETRAELDRLREELAEARGQTRVETERLRAELESAKKEAESLHRKLRGALSDVKRGEAALRKLRGEMESVRGEGQGQVSAAESETRRLKARLSEVEATLEATRRAAREGRSVEDMRVRLLLDTVLDAAQGLRRELALPPVSVRPAETVDAVEPGRMTPKDIAARALSENDPAILDQLLALPQAHLVVDGYNVTKTGYPQMPLEKQRLRLLGQLSQLAAQTGAEVTCVFDGAELAAPVLLAPPRGVRVLFSKPGVTADEVIRQLVRAEPPGRPVIVVSTDREVADGVAKAGARPVASAVLLKRFSRG; translated from the coding sequence ATGGTGGAGACCGCAGGTGGGGAGCCGGACGACGGCGCCGCCGAGGTGCTCGACCGTCCGCTGCCCGACGGCGTGCGGCGCAGGGTCGTACAGATCGTCTCGGACGGCTTCGGCGGGCTGACCGTGGCCGAATTGCCTACGCAACTGCGGCAGTACGCCCGGTTCGCCCCCAATCGTCGCGCCAAGTTCGCGGGCAACGCGATGGCGGCGGCGCTGGAGACGGATCCGCTCTTCAGGCAGCGCATCGCCGAGAAGCTCAGAGAGGCCCAGTCGGAGCTGACCGGAGCCCTCGACTCCGGCTCGCCGCCCCCGGCCGCGGACCCGCTGGACGTGGCGGCCGCGGCCTATGTGCTGCGGCCCCCGGGCTGGGTGAAACTCGTGACCGCCGCGGGCGAGGAGGCCCTGCGGGCGGACGCCGAGCGCGCCGACGAGGAGACCCGGGCCGAGCTGGACCGGCTGCGCGAGGAGCTCGCCGAGGCGCGCGGCCAGACCCGTGTCGAGACGGAGCGGCTGCGGGCGGAGCTGGAGTCGGCGAAGAAGGAAGCCGAATCGCTTCACCGCAAGCTGCGCGGTGCCCTCAGTGACGTCAAACGCGGCGAGGCGGCCCTGCGCAAGCTGCGGGGCGAGATGGAGTCCGTCCGCGGTGAGGGGCAGGGCCAGGTGTCCGCGGCCGAGAGCGAGACCCGGCGGCTCAAGGCAAGGCTGAGCGAGGTCGAGGCCACCCTGGAGGCCACCCGCCGCGCGGCTCGTGAGGGGCGCAGCGTCGAGGACATGCGCGTACGGCTGCTCCTTGACACCGTGCTCGACGCGGCCCAGGGGCTGCGGCGCGAACTCGCCCTGCCGCCCGTGTCGGTGCGGCCCGCGGAGACCGTGGACGCGGTCGAACCGGGACGGATGACGCCCAAGGACATCGCGGCCCGCGCGCTGTCCGAAAACGATCCGGCGATCCTCGACCAGTTGCTCGCGCTGCCGCAGGCGCATCTGGTCGTCGACGGCTACAACGTCACCAAGACCGGCTATCCCCAGATGCCCCTGGAGAAACAGCGGCTCAGGCTCCTCGGGCAGCTCTCGCAGCTCGCCGCGCAGACCGGCGCCGAGGTCACCTGTGTCTTCGACGGGGCGGAGCTGGCCGCCCCGGTGCTGCTCGCGCCGCCGCGCGGGGTGCGGGTGCTCTTCTCCAAGCCGGGCGTCACCGCCGACGAGGTGATCCGCCAGCTGGTGCGCGCCGAGCCGCCGGGGCGGCCCGTCATCGTCGTCTCCACCGACCGTGAGGTGGCCGACGGCGTGGCGAAGGCGGGGGCGCGGCCGGTGGCCTCCGCGGTGCTCCTGAAGCGTTTCTCGCGCGGCTGA